A region from the Sphaerodactylus townsendi isolate TG3544 linkage group LG01, MPM_Stown_v2.3, whole genome shotgun sequence genome encodes:
- the LOC125439178 gene encoding unconventional myosin-If-like — MPGSVTAARFQGSKERYHWQTQNVKQSGVDDMVLLSKISEEAIVENLKKRFMDDYIFTYIGPVLISVNPFKQLPYFTDREIDMYQGAAQYENPPHIYALADNMYRNMLIDGENQCVIISGESGAGKTVAAKYIMGYVSKVSGGGPKVQHVKDIILKSNPLLEAFGNAKTVRNNNSSRFGKYFEIQFSRGGEPDGGRISNFLLEKSRVVSQNPGERSFHIYYQMLEGASPEQRENLGITTPDYYYYLNQSASYKVDDMNDRQEFQETLTAMDVVGLSGEEQALALQIVAGILHLGNISFRESGNLTWAGEPGLPGVPLLPPGRRPEASAREADQPQDGQQMGRAAGSHRRDAERRAGKLHPRRPLQGALLSPFRLPGGCSQQSHAEEPSGIQHRSPGYLRL; from the exons GGCAGCAAAGAGCGGTACCACTGGCAGACCCAGAATGTCAAGCAGAGCGGGGTGGACGACATGGTCCTGCTCTCCAAGATCAGCGAGGAGGCCATCGTGGAGAACCTCAAGAAGCGCTTCATGGACGACTACATCTTC ACCTACATCGGTCCCGTGTTGATTTCTGTCAACCCCTTCAAGCAACTGCCGTATTTCACGGACCGCGAGATCGACATGTACCAGGGTGCG gcTCAGTACGAGAACCCTCCGCACATCTATGCGCTGGCTGACAACATGTATCGCAACATGCTGATCGATGGGGAGAACCAGTGCGTCATTATCAG CGGAGAGAGCGGGGCGGGCAAGACGGTGGCTGCCAAATACATCATGGGCTACGTCTCCAAGGTGTCCGGCGGAGGCCCCAAAGTGCAG CACGTGAAGGACATCATCCTGAAATCCAACCCGCTCCTGGAAGCGTTCGGGAATGCCAAGACGGTCCGGAACAACAACTCCAGCCGATTT GGCAAATATTTTGAGATCCAGTTCAGCCGAGGAGGGGAACCGGACGGGGGCCGGATTTCCAACTTCCTCTTGGAGAAGTCTCGTGTGGTGAGCCAGAATCCAGGAGAGAGGAGCTTTCATATCTATTACCAG ATGCTAGAAGGTGCCTCCCCAGAGCAGAGAGAAAATTTGGGAATTACCACCCCAGACTATTACTACTACCTCAACCAATCTGCATCCTACAAGGTGGACGACATGAATGACCGACAGGAGTTCCAGGAGACGTTG ACCGCCATGGACGTTGTGGGCCTCTCCGGAGAAGAGCAGGCGCTGGCGCTTCAGATCGTAGCCGGCATCCTACACCTGGGCAACATCAGCTTCCGGGAGTCGGGCAACTTAACTTGGGCAGGAGAGCCAGGACT tCCTGGCGTTCCCCTCCTACCTCCTGGCCGTCGACCAGAAGCGTCTGCAAGAGAAGCTGACCAGCCGCAAGATGGACAGCAAATGGGGCGGGCGGCAGGAAGTCATCGACGTGACGCTGAACGTCGAGCAGGCAAACTTCACCCGCGACGCCCTCTCCAAGGCGCTCTACTCTCGCCTTTTCGACTACCTGGTGGAT GCAGTCAACAAAGCCATGCAGAAGAACCGTCAGGAATACAGCATCGGAGTCCTGGATATCTACGGCTTTGA